The genomic stretch TCACCCCGAAACTCACCGGCGGAGGTGGGTTGTTGGCGGGAGCAGCAGGCCGAGGTGCACTGGCCAGTGGTGTGGTGGCAGGCCCAGAGGTGGAGCCCACAGATGCGGGCACAGGTGCCTCCCCCAGTTCAGCCATGAGGGATAAGTATTCTTTATCCATCCGCGCTTTATCCTGAGCTGACTGGGGGTCACCAGGCCTAAAGGTGAGGTAGGCACACAAAGAGAAAAGGGGTGGGGAAGACTCATTAATATGGAAACCTTTACTTTGAAGAATTTACACAAAGTTCAGAGGAATTCAGTCACCCTTTCTAACACCCCTTCCTTGAAACAGTCCCATCAGCTCTTCAGCTCTGTGCCCAGCTCTGCATCTGGGAAAAGCACATGGACCTCTGCCACAGCAGAGACCCTTGGGCAAGAACAGAGGAGAAAGGAAGTCAGGAAAACTCCAGGTTTTCCCAAAACAGCTAGTTCCATCAATTTCCACATTGCAGGTATGAGGAAAGGAAAATCTATGCAAGACCAGAGCAGCTGCCAACACTTTCTTAACAAGGCTTTTTATATTTATCACTCGAAGTAGAAAAACATTGCTATCAAGTGCTGAATTGCAACTGGTCAAAACTACAAGCTGTCTTATAATACCAGCCATAAGCAACAAACAGCAGTTAGCAATGAGCCACAGTGAAAACACCTATACCTAGAAGGGGACGTTTTCAGGTTCCCTGGGCTCAAGATAACAAAGTAGGGATGTTTGCCATCAACTGTTTTCCTGAGCTTTGCATCACACTGTTAATAGAGCAAACTCACTGAATCTTGGGTCTGCAGGTTAACACGAGCTGTCCTATACACCAGAGGCTACCAGGAAaccctcacctttggaacttgcAATCGGAAGCAATGTGGCCAGCCCCTCCACACTTGGTACACACTGTGGTATTGGTAATGCTGCGGGTCTCAGAGCTCTGCCAGGGTCTTAAGATCCTGTTGAGAGAAAAAGGTCACCTTAAGGGCTGTGGCCAAGCACCCTTCTTCCGTAGGTTCTGGTTTTTGTGCACGTCCCTCTAAACCAATCATACATACCTGTTATCATCTTCCCGAAGGGTCCCATTCAAGCGAGCCAACTCTCGAAGTTGCATCTTCCGTAGGTCATTCTGGTCCTCAGGAGTCTCGATACCCTGCTTCAGAATGTTTCTTATCTGGTAGAGACGCAACGGGCACAGTTATGTAAGTCCTGGGACTGCCACCTAGGTTTCTGGTTGGAGGCTTCCTTCCTGACTCCCTCACCTGTTCTACtgctttcttcacattctccATGGTATTGGCAGTGACCAGGGCGTGAAGTGGCTCATCTTCTCCCGGCAGCATCTGGCCATCTTTGCGCCCAACTTTTCCTTCTTTCACAGAACCTTTCCCCCGGATCATGATCTTGGCATTACACTCCTTCTCTATGTTCTTCAAGGTGTTCCCTCTATAAGAGGCAGAAAAGATGGCTTTACTACCCAACATGGAAATTGAGAGTGGCTCACTGGGCAGTGATAGGAAACCGTGAGTGTATAGAATGGGATTTTCCCACCAACAGCTCCACGATCTTTAAGTTAAGGTCACAGACAGCAATCCTCAAGATCTGACTTCTCTGCggtgaaatggaaaattttctcaCCGAAAGGCACTCACCCAGCCAAAGTGAACATCCTACCAAAAGCAGGAAGATGGTACCAAGAAAGGCACAAGACAGACACATCTCCCAGGTCTTTGCATGCTTGCTCAGTTACTAAGTCtcatctgactcttgtgacccccacgtagcccaccaggctcctctgtccatgggattttccgagcaagaacactggagtgcattgccatatcctccttcaggggatcttcccaacccacgcaTCGAACCACGTCtgttgcattagcaggcagattctttaacaccaaGCCACCCAGGGAGCTCCTCCCAGGTCCTTGGGAATTCTGTATTCCATAGAACAGCAGGAACTCACCTTGGCCCAATCAGCAGCCCCACAAAATTGATTTCTGGATACTCATCTTGTGGGATCATGACTTTATCGCTCACACGTGTTGCTGGAGGtctaagaaagaaaagactcATAGACTCTGCACACTTCTGACGTGACACAGATAATCAATAGCTCTTCTAGAACTAACCTTCTGTACCACATGTTGTTATGGGTGACAGAGGTAAGGAGTGAGAGGTTAGTATCCACAATGCTCTAGTACACCACACCTAATCTGTTGGGGTCTTTATCCCGGACCATCCAGTCCCCTGGCTTACTTGTAATCTGCAGGAGGCTTGAAATCAGGGTTGAGGGCAACCATTTCCGTGATGAGATTATGCCGTTCCTCCTCAAGTTTCTTGCGGGTGCGGAACTCGCGAGTGTTAAGCCTCTTCCCCTCACTATTGTAGATGGGCTCAGGGGAAGGGGACCTGTGGGAAACAGACCACCGTCACCCCTCTGCCTTCACTTTACTCTCATTCCCACACGGGCTAAAATAAGTcttccccagcccctctgccTCTCAAGACCCTAACACAACACTCTTCGGAGGAACCGACCATAACGTGTGCTATTCAAAATCGTGTGGAATAGGGAGGTGGAAACTTGCTTAGCGTCAGGGAGACTGGGGTGTgtgtgagaaaggaaaaaagtggtTTTGTTCTCAAAGTGATGAGAGGGAAAAAAGTCTGTCCTTCTAAGGGAAAATCTCTAGACTGTAAATGGCAAGGACTGTATCATCCTCTGGAGTCTTCTTGCCaaatatgaattttcttttgtttgggaaaaaaaaacatattacAACTTTATGAACCACGGAAACCCCAAGTTTAGGTAAAACGTTAAATGACTCTTGCAGAGCTCATGCCGTAACAGGAAGAGAGGCTGTACCCCTACCACATAGTTAAGTATGAGCTCTTTAACCCAATACAGCTGGGACTCAAGGCTACTGCAGCTACTTGGCCCCCACAATGGAGAGAGATGGTTCAAGGCTTCGTCTCTGCTTTTCCTTCAATGGCCTGGCTGGCTGTGTCCAAGGCCCAGGAGTCAACCTGTTTTCTGGCTGTTCGAGGTTAGGGAGTCTGGGTAGAGAAAACCGTTAAATTGCTAAAGCAGCTTCTCTGAGAGGCTGCAAATGCAGATTTGGTAAAGTATTTGTCTAGGGTCTGAACCTGCAAACAGCAAGGGGAAAACCTATGATTCTCCACCAGAGTTTACAAGTCCAGAAAGcagattttctctctcttttttttaaaggagtaaaaTGCTGTTGCTACAAGTAAAAAATAGCAATGATAAAATGATCAGTTTACCACAGCTGGATTTTGcggtaataaaaaaaaagagaagttacacTCCTAGAATTCTGAGTTAAGATTACAAAAAGGACCATAGCTTGATATTCTGAATGAAAATTTAGTAGCAGCTGCAAGAAGGGAAGAGACCATGTGGATcaggttattttaaaaacatcctgAAAGTAGTCAAGATTCCTATACCCTTTGTTTAGTTGAGAGAACCTTGCCTAGTTGGAGAGCAAGGACTGAACTCGGCTGCTCCCACTGTCTTCAGCCTAAAGGGAACCATGTCATACCACGTTACACACACGATGGAATAAAAGGTCAGGTTTGTTCATGGCTAATGACGGCTAAATGACACCTCCGTTTCTAGCATCTGTATAAACTGTTAGCACAATCCAGTAATAGTGAACAAAGACAAACATACCCCAGCTCATTAGACTACCATCTTATACATTTAAATCTAcagaagattttaaaacatttttaactgtGCAACTTAAGCAACATCAAAATAGCATTAAGTGGCTTCATACTGAGAATACACCTTCTTAAGAAATAACCTTAAGTGAGAAACTCATGCATTTCCCTCCAACCTGGGCTCTTTCAAAGCAAAACCATCAGGCATTAATTAGGGCCTCTTTCAAACTGAATtcaagtgaggaaaaaaaaaaaactctcctctGATTTTATTTCTAACATGCTTGACATTTCTAATTCCCACCTCATTCATAGCTGTCTAGAATTAAGCACTTCTGGCTAATCACCAAAAGAAGCTTTACCATTACCAAATTGGTCATTTAAAGGCCCCACAACAGTGTAACCTCTTTCCAAATTgtggaagtgaaaggcaaaatcCAATATTCTAGAGGTCAGACTGGCCCAACTTCTTCACTTTGAGTAAGAATAGTATTAGAGGTCATCTAATTTCTAATCCAAATTCTCCAGGAAACAAAGGTTTgttaaaaattcaactttttgaggaactgcctgGTAACCTGTGGACatattattaaaggaaaaaggGCCAAAAAAGCACTAAACAGTTGTGGTCTATTATCTATAAagcaaatctaaaaaaaagaaaaaaaaaagtcaaaatataaaacataacaaCCCTCCAACCAAAATTTAcaggtgaaaaaataaaaatttaattaactcAAATGAAAAGTATCAATATATGTTACTTTGCTTCCTGACACAGGACACCAGAAAGGTGCTTATTTAAGTGAGTGGCTTCAAAAACCATTACATCATCTTCCTTATTTAACAAGTTATTAAAATGGGTAGCAAGCCAAAAACACTACTTTTTAAAGCAAAGTGTCTTCAACTATGCTGCATGCACTAAGAGAAACTTCACTGAGGCGGCACATTGCCTTTCTAGTAAATGGACTAGATTTTAGCTGTTCAAATATTGGCCTGCCAATAAAATTCTTGTTAAAAAAGTTCATTTCCCTCAAACTTTGCAGACTTTTTACTTTTTAGAGGTGAGAAATTACAAACTGAAATGACATGACCACAGCTGTTTGAGGACCACActccctttaagaaaaaaaaaaggaattggtTGGTTGCTTGCCTTCCCAAAACAGGTGAAAATATTCTGGCCCCTCCCAACACCCCAGGCAATGGCCAAGGCTGACAATTAACTGGCAGCAATGAAGCAAGTTGGTTAGAATCTTGTCTATTTCAAAACCATGAGCAGGAGACTGCAGCATAAGCTGACCAGACTGAGTTTCTGGCCTGCTCAAAttcagtaatgctcaaaaatattCTTATTCCCTACATTGTGTAATACCTGTGAAGAACACGCTACACCTGGGCTTTCAGCCAAAGGAAGGACTGAAATTGCTGGTTAATGGGCCGCCTCACTGTCCCTACTAGTGGGTAAATCGGGTTAAAATCTACATGCTTTTCAATTGAAAACCAGTTGTCCGTTTTCCTGTAACTTTTGATTCTGCTAGTAATTAAATTTCACTCCAATTTGCTAACTGATGACTGACCATATATACTGCTAATTTACACTCTAGTTCCCAGAATGGTCACAGTACCAGTCTTCTTACTAGGATTTTATTGAACTGACACAACATGTTGCCACCAGTAAAACGTATTGAGAAAAAGGTAAAAGCGTTACTGTCAGCTGGTTAAAACTGTTTCCCAACCTGTCCTCAGGGTTAGGGGGGATGCCCAGGTCTCCTGTGCGCAGTTTACGAGTCAGGTCTTCTATCTGCAGTTGCACTGGAAGAAACCaggttaggaaagaaaaaaaaggatggaaaaaagacAATGTTACCAAAAAACATCTCAAATCTCAACAACAAGCATGAAGAACTCGGAGACTTTGAAAGGGACGACTGATCAGTGAACACATTGAGGCAAAAACTCCCAACCATCTACTGGCAGGAGTCCACTTACATCTCTAAGTATCTTTCACTTCAAAATGGTTATCACTTAAGGAAGCAAACAGTTTGTTGGAAGAGGGGTTAGCAGTATAGACTGTTCACTAAGGCTAACATGAAAACAATTATTAGGAGGCGTTTTGCCCCTTCCTCTCACCAAGGCCTGCTACGCAACTGGCACCCAGAACTGAACCATGTATGTTACACGAATACCCTGTTCCCACCAAATTACATTCTTGAGTGTAAGActcttagattttatttttccttcatcaaAACTTAAACATAACCCAAAATGAGATTCAATTAACATGGGACAAGGAAAAACATCAGTTAAGCAAAGATCATTTTCACTGTTACCAGGATTAAAATTccttaaatgaaacatttaatAACCAATTCAACAGTCTCATATGTAAGTTTGTGCATATTCTTTCTGCAAAACCAGATCCATACTAGTAAGGATCTCCCAATACCTGttgttttcattcaaattttatGACAATCAGTATACCTTAATACACCAGTAACAAGGCAAAAAGTTTAGACTCGCTCCTTACATGGGGAATAAAAGTAGGGGTGCAGAGAATGAAAAGTGTGGGTCAAGGAGTTATGTGGGGCCCTCAGACCTTGACAAATGACCAAATGAGGCTGTACATGAAAAAGAGAGATGAGGGTTTCACAAAAGTTCAGTGACTCCAGGGAAGTGTTACCCAGCTGATTTTCTCAAGATAATGGGAAATGTGAAGCCAGATTCTTCACATGCTGAATGACCACCTGTTTCTTACCTTTGTAGCATGAGTGTCCTAAGCAGGTATCTCTAACAAGGGCAAGTTTTTATGGGTTGGGTTCAAGTTGAGTTGACTGCAAGAATTAACACATGTCTAACCCCAGACACCCTTCTAATTTTAAATACACCCCACAGGGCTATATCCCACATCCACTCcaactcagaagaaatgaaaatgtacatTAATATCAAAAGAGTACATTGGGGACATCCTGTGATAGAGAGATAAAAGAGCACGAAGACGTATGTGGGCCCCCAAGTTGTTTTATGCGAGAAAAGTTCTGACTTGGCAGTCAGGTGTTAGGCTCAACtgctcaaagtgaaagtcaccttCATGGAGGTAGGCAGTACTCATAACTGGACAGCAGGGATGTGGGCTCTGATCTGAGGAGACCACCGGCACCTGAATCTAAAGGTTGCCATCTTCCTTGGAGAAGAGACCTACACTAGCTCAGGCTTTGATTACACGTTTAAATGCTCTTAGGACCCAGAGCAGTAACTTCCTCCAACGGAAGAGAGCTGGAAATGTAAAGAATGAagctgtttttctcattttctacatCTGCTTGTGTTCTTGGGCTATCACTCCACTAGGGACATTTTCATAAGGTTATCAAGACCCAGACTAGTCAAATACAAGACATAAAAAGATGGGTGGAAATAGACTCAACAGTAGGGAAAGAAGAATTATTAGTATTGTAATAAGGAGATAAGACAATTTCAACAACTCAAAATTCTCAGCAGTCTAGAAAAGAGATGAAGACCCTCAAGAACAATAATGGCCTAGAGGACCTCATGGGTCTAGGAGGCTTCTGCCCTAATTTACTCGAATGTTTATTTGGTTAGTAGGAAATGTGTATCAAGTAAACTTTTTTGAGACAGCTGTACAGGtacacaaataaatgtaaaacttgcattaaaaaccttttatttctttaaaaaaaggtaattttGAAGTCAGTTTCATTTCTACTGTGGACATTcgtaattctcaaaattccccAACAGTTAAGATCTTTTATCCTAACCACCTCATTATTCCAGATCCAAGCAGTACCCCTTTCCCTGCAGAGTTCCTTAGGAGTAAACACAAGAGCCCTCATTTTAAGACAGCTCTCCAAAGACCAAACCAGAAAAGATGCTGAAGGAAAGGTTAAATTCAACAAAATGGTAAAAGGGGGTAAACACACTTTCAGAACCACTTTTTGATTAAACtgagttttttcccctttcacaAAGtacctataaaaaaataaaagaccacaTTTTAGGGAAAGGAGGAATATGAAATTATGGTGAAAGGCCAGGCTGTGAAAAAGGTACTTGGTTTACAATACCTGCAGTGTTCTCCACTGGGGCCAAGTCCAGAGAGGCATGTAACACTCACCTCATCAATTGGTAATGAACAGCAGCTgaaaagggtggggtggggtgctgggCTGGGAACTATTTTCATTCCTAAGCAGGCCCCTCTACCCTTCTGGCACTCATGGAGAACACTGCTGTTACCAACAGACCAAAACAAGGAGCTACAAATGCAGGACTCACAGAGCAAAAACTGATGGATTATATCAAAGTCATCTGACCATAGCTCCTCTCAAAGAGAAAACTGTAAAGTCCCAAACTTTCAACAAATAAAATGTTCAGTAACGATCTGAAAATGCATTTGAGTGCAGAACGTGTATTTACCTATATAAGCTCTTTCTTGCTCCCGAGTAAGTCCAGGGGGGATGACTGTAGGCATTCCTGGAATCACCGTCTTCTGCTCCATTGTGTCTTGATTCCAGCGGCTCCTCTTCCGCTTCTTACTGGGGAAGTCTAAAAGAGATAAGGTTCGTCAGATGCAAACATAAACCAGCAGAGTAACTACCAACAAGCAGTTTAGGATACTTATGATACTACACACAACCTCAGCAGACCGTGAAACTGAGAACTTGACctaaaaagaaacagcaaagaaTGGAAGACAAACCTGGGAAGTCAAAAGACATGGCCACTAGAAGGGGACCTGGGTCTGAAAAGTTAACATCGCACATTTATGATTTTTGTCCACAGAAATGTTGTGAAATATGTAAACAAGAAATCTCAGTGCATAAAGTTTCAAGTAGTGAAATAAAAAAGTATTGAGATAATAATACACCACATGGTTGTCCATAAACCTCTTAACAGCCCGAGGACATAAGAGCAGACTGAATATTCAAGGGTATAAAGCAATATTGTTAACTTCtggctcctcccacctccccaccagtCACCTGAGACAAAACGCTACGAAACTTATGGTTGTCAACTGAAAAACCTGGATTTTTCAGCAAAATCACTTTTCTCCTCAGAGGTTTGGCTAAGGTCAGCATTTTCCTGGCCAGGTGGACACTTAGGGTCTAAAAAATGTATCAAGTTCAACAAAGAACAAGCTATACAACAGGAGCCAAATCTTTCTTCCCCAGTACACAAGCAGAAACTTCCTGGCGTTTGATACACAAAGCTGCCTTCTCAAGAGCGAGACCCAGCGGAAAAGCCTCAAGAGGAGGCGTGTCATACTTCCTAGGTAGATACAGTGAGATATGGAAACGAACGGAACATCCTTCCCCAAAAAGGGCCACAAAAAAATCGGACCCAAACACCCCCTGAAGACTTTCATCCATTCTGGTTCTGAAGTGAAAGCCCTGTCTTATTAAAGAAGTTTTAAGGAGCTTCTCTTGGTACTTTCTTCCTTTAGGACTCGACTACAACCAGGAAGAGGACGCTCCACGTCATCAGTCGACCCTTTCCGCCCTCCGGACTTGCACATGAGGCACCCCAACCACCCACTCGATCCCCTATCCACACCCGCTCCTGAACACCAGGGGCAGAGAGCAACAAGGAGTCCCTCCAATCCCGGCTTTTAGGATAGGCACAAAGCCCGGCCGCCAAACTGCGCCTGCGCGCAACAAACTTCCTCCCGCCGGGCGCCCACCCCTGAGGCGCGTGCGCACTCGAGGCCCGAGAACCAGGCCGCGCGCCCCGTGGCTCCGCCGCCCGGGCCTCcccgtgcgcgcgcgcgcgcgcccctGCCGCGTgccgccgccgtcgccgccgccgcgCGGCTCTCAGCCGGCCGGGCCCATCCGCGCAGCGCCTCGCGCGCTCTCTCGGCCCGACTCACCTCCTCCGCCGCCGGTCGGGCCCGGCTGCTGGTCCTGACGCGGCGGCTGGGGTGGCGGTGGCTGTGGTGGCGACACGCGCTGGTAGAGCGGCGGCGGAGGGGGCGGCTGCGGCGGCGAGTACGAGGAGCCCGAGGAGgggggcggtggcggcggcggctgctggggaggcggggggggcggcggcggcggcggcggcggcggcggcagcgccGCAAAGGGGAAGGCCGCGGTCAGGGCCCCCACCGAGCCCACGGGCGGGGGCGGCAGCGGCCCGGACACCAGCAGCCCCGCCCCAGGCCCCGGGGCAGTCGGTGGTCCCGGCTCGAAGCCCCCTTTggggccggggaggggagggaggc from Budorcas taxicolor isolate Tak-1 chromosome 25, Takin1.1, whole genome shotgun sequence encodes the following:
- the SF1 gene encoding splicing factor 1 isoform X1, with protein sequence MATGANATPLGKLGPPGLPPLPGPKGGFEPGPPTAPGPGAGLLVSGPLPPPPVGSVGALTAAFPFAALPPPPPPPPPPPPPPQQPPPPPPPSSGSSYSPPQPPPPPPLYQRVSPPQPPPPQPPRQDQQPGPTGGGGDFPSKKRKRSRWNQDTMEQKTVIPGMPTVIPPGLTREQERAYIVQLQIEDLTRKLRTGDLGIPPNPEDRSPSPEPIYNSEGKRLNTREFRTRKKLEEERHNLITEMVALNPDFKPPADYKPPATRVSDKVMIPQDEYPEINFVGLLIGPRGNTLKNIEKECNAKIMIRGKGSVKEGKVGRKDGQMLPGEDEPLHALVTANTMENVKKAVEQIRNILKQGIETPEDQNDLRKMQLRELARLNGTLREDDNRILRPWQSSETRSITNTTVCTKCGGAGHIASDCKFQRPGDPQSAQDKARMDKEYLSLMAELGEAPVPASVGSTSGPATTPLASAPRPAAPANNPPPPSLMSTTQSRPPWMNSGPSESRPYHGMHGGGPGGPGGGPHSFPHPLPSLTGGHGGHPMQHNPNGPPPPWMQPPPPPMNQGPHPPGHHGPPPMDQYLGSTPVGSGVYRLHQGKGMMPPPPMGMMPPPPPPPSGQPPPPPSGPLPPWQQQQQQPPPPPPPSSSMASSTPLPWQQNTTTTTTSAGTGSIPPWQQQQAAAAASPGAPQMQGNPTMVPLPPGVQPPLPPGAPPPPPPPPPGSAGMMIPPRGGDGPSHEREDFPRPLVTLPGRQPQQRPWWTGWFGKAA
- the SF1 gene encoding splicing factor 1 isoform X5, producing the protein MATGANATPLDFPSKKRKRSRWNQDTMEQKTVIPGMPTVIPPGLTREQERAYIVQLQIEDLTRKLRTGDLGIPPNPEDRSPSPEPIYNSEGKRLNTREFRTRKKLEEERHNLITEMVALNPDFKPPADYKPPATRVSDKVMIPQDEYPEINFVGLLIGPRGNTLKNIEKECNAKIMIRGKGSVKEGKVGRKDGQMLPGEDEPLHALVTANTMENVKKAVEQIRNILKQGIETPEDQNDLRKMQLRELARLNGTLREDDNRILRPWQSSETRSITNTTVCTKCGGAGHIASDCKFQRPGDPQSAQDKARMDKEYLSLMAELGEAPVPASVGSTSGPATTPLASAPRPAAPANNPPPPSLMSTTQSRPPWMNSGPSESRPYHGMHGGGPGGPGGGPHSFPHPLPSLTGGHGGHPMQHNPNGPPPPWMQPPPPPMNQGPHPPGHHGPPPMDQYLGSTPVGSGVYRLHQGKGMMPPPPMGMMPPPPPPPSGQPPPPPSGPLPPWQQQQQQPPPPPPPSSSMASSTPLPWQQRSLPAAAMARAMRGRTFRAHW
- the SF1 gene encoding splicing factor 1 isoform X3, translating into MATGANATPLDFPSKKRKRSRWNQDTMEQKTVIPGMPTVIPPGLTREQERAYIVQLQIEDLTRKLRTGDLGIPPNPEDRSPSPEPIYNSEGKRLNTREFRTRKKLEEERHNLITEMVALNPDFKPPADYKPPATRVSDKVMIPQDEYPEINFVGLLIGPRGNTLKNIEKECNAKIMIRGKGSVKEGKVGRKDGQMLPGEDEPLHALVTANTMENVKKAVEQIRNILKQGIETPEDQNDLRKMQLRELARLNGTLREDDNRILRPWQSSETRSITNTTVCTKCGGAGHIASDCKFQRPGDPQSAQDKARMDKEYLSLMAELGEAPVPASVGSTSGPATTPLASAPRPAAPANNPPPPSRPPWMNSGPSESRPYHGMHGGGPGGPGGGPHSFPHPLPSLTGGHGGHPMQHNPNGPPPPWMQPPPPPMNQGPHPPGHHGPPPMDQYLGSTPVGSGVYRLHQGKGMMPPPPMGMMPPPPPPPSGQPPPPPSGPLPPWQQQQQQPPPPPPPSSSMASSTPLPWQQNTTTTTTSAGTGSIPPWQQQQAAAAASPGAPQMQGNPTMVPLPPGVQPPLPPGAPPPPPPPPPGSAGMMYAPPPPPPPPMDPSNFVTMMGMGVAGMPPFGMPPAPPPPPPQN
- the SF1 gene encoding splicing factor 1 isoform X4, whose translation is MATGANATPLDFPSKKRKRSRWNQDTMEQKTVIPGMPTVIPPGLTREQERAYIVQLQIEDLTRKLRTGDLGIPPNPEDRSPSPEPIYNSEGKRLNTREFRTRKKLEEERHNLITEMVALNPDFKPPADYKPPATRVSDKVMIPQDEYPEINFVGLLIGPRGNTLKNIEKECNAKIMIRGKGSVKEGKVGRKDGQMLPGEDEPLHALVTANTMENVKKAVEQIRNILKQGIETPEDQNDLRKMQLRELARLNGTLREDDNRILRPWQSSETRSITNTTVCTKCGGAGHIASDCKFQRPGDPQSAQDKARMDKEYLSLMAELGEAPVPASVGSTSGPATTPLASAPRPAAPANNPPPPSLMSTTQSRPPWMNSGPSESRPYHGMHGGGPGGPGGGPHSFPHPLPSLTGGHGGHPMQHNPNGPPPPWMQPPPPPMNQGPHPPGHHGPPPMVPGKYACGLWGLSPASRKRYDAAATYGHDAAAAAASQWAASAPSLWSSSPVAAAAAAASATPSAQQQYGFQYPLAMAAKYDDYHHERWHRVHPAMATAAGGCRSFSRSPSDARQPHYGAPAPRGPAASAARGPSPSAASAAWFRRHDVCPAPSSSASHGPF
- the SF1 gene encoding splicing factor 1 isoform X2 yields the protein MATGANATPLDFPSKKRKRSRWNQDTMEQKTVIPGMPTVIPPGLTREQERAYIVQLQIEDLTRKLRTGDLGIPPNPEDRSPSPEPIYNSEGKRLNTREFRTRKKLEEERHNLITEMVALNPDFKPPADYKPPATRVSDKVMIPQDEYPEINFVGLLIGPRGNTLKNIEKECNAKIMIRGKGSVKEGKVGRKDGQMLPGEDEPLHALVTANTMENVKKAVEQIRNILKQGIETPEDQNDLRKMQLRELARLNGTLREDDNRILRPWQSSETRSITNTTVCTKCGGAGHIASDCKFQRPGDPQSAQDKARMDKEYLSLMAELGEAPVPASVGSTSGPATTPLASAPRPAAPANNPPPPSLMSTTQSRPPWMNSGPSESRPYHGMHGGGPGGPGGGPHSFPHPLPSLTGGHGGHPMQHNPNGPPPPWMQPPPPPMNQGPHPPGHHGPPPMDQYLGSTPVGSGVYRLHQGKGMMPPPPMGMMPPPPPPPSGQPPPPPSGPLPPWQQQQQQPPPPPPPSSSMASSTPLPWQQNTTTTTTSAGTGSIPPWQQQQAAAAASPGAPQMQGNPTMVPLPPGVQPPLPPGAPPPPPPPPPGSAGMMYAPPPPPPPPMDPSNFVTMMGMGVAGMPPFGMPPAPPPPPPQN